The DNA region TCATATCCTCTCTTTTTCTTGGCCTTGTACCTTTCCATCATACAGGCTTCCCTCGGCGGCGTGGTCGTCGTCTTTCCATGATCAGTTTTCCACGTTCATCCTCCGCGTAAAAGGACAATGCCTTTTCCAGCAATTGTTTCAATTCCTTTAGGAAGGGATACCTTGGATTGAACACATACAGGCGGGTCCGTCCCCTGGTTGTACTGGATAAAATCCCCCCAAGTTCAAACTTATCCAACTGATTTTGTATCGTGGAAATATCCAGGTCAAAGAATTGTGCGATCTCGCTGGCATATCCTTCCCCACGGGCAACCAGGAAAATCAAAACTTTTTCTGAACCTTTGGATCCAAAGAGGGGTGCCAGCATTTTTACTCCTTTTCTTTTACCGAAAATATCGGTCATAAAACCGAAACTTTCGGTAAAAGTATCACAAAATGAAAACTTCCACCAGATAACTTCGAAAAATCTTGCGGCCTTCCCTGCATCACCACGTAGCGGGCAAGGCAAACCAGGTCAACCCCTTGATTCGAAGCGCTTATGTTGTGCTTTTCGTAAAACGTCACTTTTCTGAGAAAAGTGACGTTTTACGAAAACATTCCATGTCAGGGTCTCGTCCAGATATTCATTGCTATATAATCGCATTATGCAAACATTGGTCATTGGCGATATCCACGGTTGTTATGAGGAACTTCAGGAACTGATCCAGAAAGCAGGGCTGTCCGATGGTGATCTCATCGTATCCTTGGGGGATTGTGTGGATCGCGGACCGGACACCCCGGCGGTGTTGATGTATTTCATTGAACAAAATAACGCACGGCTGGTCATGGGCAATCATGAACGAAAACACGTTCGCGCGAGCCGGCATGAAGTGAAATTGGCCCGCTCCCAGATCATCAGTAAAATGCAGTTCGGGGATGAATATCCCAACGCCTTGGAATTTATGGGCAGCCTGCCTTTCCATCTCGATCTTCCGGAAGCCCTGGTCGTACATGGATATTTTGAGCCCGGTGTGCCCGTGGAGCAACAACTGCCTACGGTCCTGTGCGGCACAATGGGCGGCGACAAACACCTGACGAAACATTATTCACAGCCCTGGTATGAACTGTATGATGGCGGCAAACCCATCCTGGTCGGACACCAAAATTATTCGGGTACCGATCAACCTTTCGTTTATCGAGACCGTGTGTTTGGATTGGATACCGGCTGCGTCACCGGCAAATCCTTGACCGGGCTGGTTTTGCCGTCCTTCCGTTTTGTATCGGTTCCGAGTCGTGCAAATCATTGGCTGCAGGTCAGACGGTTGTATACGCCGCCTGCCAGTTCCAAACCGCATCCAGCAAGGGTCGAATTCCCCTGGAAGCCTTCCGAGTTGCAGGAATTACGAGATGGGATCACAATCATCAACAAGAAAGCCGCGGAGATCATGCAAACGTTGTTAAGCGATCCCGCCTTCGCCGACCTGCCTGCCCGGAAACAGGCAAACCTTTTCTCTGAAAGAGCCGGATCCGGCAGGGCAGCCACCCTGCTGCATCTGGCTCGTCTAGGCCAATTGAATGAAGAAAGCGCCCGAAAAGTTCTGAAATCCCCCGACAAGTTGAAGGATATCCTTTCCCGTTTTGACAGAACAGAATAAGGCAGCATTGATGACCATGCCATCTGCAGTGCCGGATGATTTATTGGGAAAAATCGAATCATGTTTGGTGTATCAAAAGTAACAGATTTCATAATTTTTGATA from Anaerolineales bacterium includes:
- a CDS encoding winged helix-turn-helix domain-containing protein, producing the protein MTDIFGKRKGVKMLAPLFGSKGSEKVLIFLVARGEGYASEIAQFFDLDISTIQNQLDKFELGGILSSTTRGRTRLYVFNPRYPFLKELKQLLEKALSFYAEDERGKLIMERRRPRRRGKPV
- a CDS encoding metallophosphoesterase, whose amino-acid sequence is MQTLVIGDIHGCYEELQELIQKAGLSDGDLIVSLGDCVDRGPDTPAVLMYFIEQNNARLVMGNHERKHVRASRHEVKLARSQIISKMQFGDEYPNALEFMGSLPFHLDLPEALVVHGYFEPGVPVEQQLPTVLCGTMGGDKHLTKHYSQPWYELYDGGKPILVGHQNYSGTDQPFVYRDRVFGLDTGCVTGKSLTGLVLPSFRFVSVPSRANHWLQVRRLYTPPASSKPHPARVEFPWKPSELQELRDGITIINKKAAEIMQTLLSDPAFADLPARKQANLFSERAGSGRAATLLHLARLGQLNEESARKVLKSPDKLKDILSRFDRTE